In the genome of Bremerella sp. P1, the window TGGGGACGCCGATTCCCCTCGTGGGACGCACGCTGGTAAACTTGGGCTCCGGATGGTGATTCACAAATCGCAGGAATAGCTCGTGTGCTTTCTCGGCATACTCTGCCTTGCCGGTAGCCTTCGCTAATTCCCCAAAAGCAATCGCGGCGAACGATTCGGAAAACGCGTAGCGACGCTTGCGAATAGGCTCCCCTTCCCTGGTGAGATGAAACCACATCCGGCCGTCGACCGGGTCAAACGCATGCTCAGAGATAAACTGAAGGCCCGTTTCCGCCAGACGCAACCACTCTTCACGGGGTTCGACTTCGTTGTACAACTCTCCCAACAGCCAAGTAAAACGAGCCTGTTGCCATACCCCTTTGTCGGTATCGACAATCGTCCCGTCGCGATCAAGCGAGGTGATGAAACCGCCGTACTGCTGATCAACACTATGTTTCAACCAGAATGGCAAAGTATCGTCCAAGAGACCGTTGCGGTACTGATCCAACAGAGCTGCTTTTCGGTCGCTATTCATGATTCGGCCTCTCCCTCCTCTGCCGATGCCAATGGCACATCATAGATCGTCAGTCCGGCGAGGTTTTGGACAGGACGCCCAGTCATCCAACTGGCCGCGTAACCCGTGAGGAAACAAACCCCGAGTCCGGCAGCAGGGAAGAAGTAGCCATGCATGCGTGAATACTTCCAGAGGCAGAACATCACGACGGCACCAACACACGCTCCACACATGGCACCAAACTGATTTGATCTTCTTGTGAAGGCCCCCAACAGAAAGAGGCCTCCCAGGATGCCCATGAAGATCCCCAGCACAACCACAAACGCATCAAACAGGGACCGAATCTCCGGATCGACAAACAATAGCCCGAGAAGTGTTCCAGCCAAACCAACCAGAAGCGTACAGGCTCTGGCCGCGATCAAATAACCTCGTTCCGAGGAACAGAACGCCATGGGTCGCAGGAAGTCGACCACGATCGTCGTGGCAGATGAGTTCATACTCGTCGAAACCGTCGATTGAGCCGCAGCGAAGACACCAGCCACAATCAGGCCTGCGAGGCCGGCGGGAATCTCCCGTGCGATGAACAACGGGAAAATCTGGTCGGTCGTGATATGTGGATCAAGTTTGCCAGGGTTGCTGTGGTAGAACGCGAACAATGCCGTGCCCAGACCGAAGAAGAGCAGCGTGGCTGGGATCGTTAGAATAGCACTCATCCAGATCGATCGCGCTGCAAGCTGCTGTGTCTCCGTCGTGACATATCGCTGTACAACGGCTTGATCCGCTGTGTATGAAGAAATGTTCTGGGCAATCGCCCCGATGACAATGACCCAGAATGCTGCCTGAGCATTGGTCACATCCCAGTGGGCGTTGACGATATTCAACTTTTCGGCAGAACTAGCAATGTCCCAGAATCCAGCCATTCCTCCATCAACACCTTGTATCAGCAGAAAGAGCGCCAACAAGGCGCCTCCTAACAAGACGAACGTTTGGATCGTATCGGTCCAGATGACTGCCTCAATGCCGCCGAGAGTGCAATAAGCAATACTCAAGAGCCCCATTAGTAGCACCGATTGAGCCGGGGTAAGCGGAGTGGCAACGGCCAGGGCCAAGGCCGTTAGCGACATGACGATGGCCATTCGAAACAGGTGGAACAAGACAAAGCTGGTGCTGGCAAACCGACGCGTCACGGAACCGAATCTTCGTTCCAAGTACTCATAGGCACTAGTCGCATCAATACGACGATAAAACGGTAGTGCAACGTAAACAGCCAAGATGGCGACCAATGGAATCGTGAAATTCCCTACTGCATAGACCCAGTCTTGGGCAAAGGCTTTACTCGGCAAGCCAGTGAACGTCAAGGAACTCAGCATCGTAGCGAAAATACTGCAACCGGCCGCCCACCATGGAATATGCTTTCCACCTCGAAAGTAGTCGTCAGTGTTCTTGTTCTTCTGCGTGAAGTAGACGCCAACCCCCACCATCGCCAGGAGGTATCCGAACAAGACAACATAATTCATGATGCCAAAGCTCTTCTCGGCCTCATGAACGTCCACTTTCCAGATATGCGGCGAGCGGACTCTCGGGCGTATCTCTCCGCTGGGGACAACCACCGAATCCCCCCAACGAACCGCTGTTGTCGTGACCAGGTTCTCAGGCATCTCTCCAGCTTGCGTCCAAGTATCGGTGATGGTGTGATAGGCGAAGATCTCCCGGGGAAATCCAGGATGGTCATCCTTCAACAGGTCCGCCTTTCCCCAGTTGCTTTCATCGGCTCCGCCAAGAACGAAGATGTGACTTTGCCCGATACCGATCGCCTCGCCTGCCATGATGACTCGCGGAGCATCACCACGCCTTCGCCAGGAGTTCGTCTCGGGAACCAATTGCCAGACGTCCTTTAGGAACTGGGTCTCCCCGGCCTCTTCTCTTCGGCCACCAATGACGTAGATAGCGTCGCGAAAGCCATCGTGTTGTACAGCGACTTGATGGAAAGCTCGCGTAGGCCCAGGCAGGCTGGCCAATTCCTTCCACTGAAAGTCGCGAGGCTCTCCCGGCTGAGACAGATCCAGCGTCCAGACTTTATTACCGGCCGAAGATAGTTCTGGAGCTGACTGTCCCCCAACCAAATAAACCGTGTTACCAAGCAAAACAGCCTGCGCATAAGCGATCGGCTCCGGCAAAGAAGCACATGGAGTCGTCTTTAAAAACTCGCCGTCCCAGCTCAAAAAGTAGGCATCGGAGAAAACTTTCTCAGCATCGCATCCGCCCAGGCAAAGCAATCCTTTGGGAGTCGAAACGCTGGCTCCATAGGCAACCGATCTCGGCAACTTGCCCACGGCTTGCCACTGATAGCCCTCGGTCTTTCTCTCCAGAAGATAGATCGTATCGACCCACTGTTTCTCTGACTCCCAAACGGGGAGCGGAAAGTTGGCCCCGCCAGCGACAATCAATGCTTCGTTGTCAACACCCGCAAAAGGCCCAGCGACACCCAACGAATTAGGAAGGTCTGGCAACTCGTGCCAATCCAACACTGTATCGGCCTGACAAGGGACAGCACCCAGGCAGGCCCAGCAAGGCACGATCAGCAGCAGACTAAGGTGAAGCAATCGAAAAAACATGAATAGCATTTCCGGGTGACGCGATGTCGAACGATCAGGATCGATCGCGGCTTGAGTCGGCCACCAAATTAGCCAAGCAGTCTACCGTTTGCAACTTCTGCTGAAGTTCCTCGGACTCTCGAGGAGTCAATTCGCGCTGAGGCAGTCGACATGTCCCGAAGTCGTGTCCCAGCATGCGAAGTAACTCCTTCATTGCCGAATGAAACGGATATTGCCCAAGTACGCGAATGAGCTCGATTGCCTCCATTTGTAGTGCCTGAGCATCCTCCATCCGATGCGACTGAAACGCGTCGATCATCTCCAAATAGGTCGGGGCGATCACATTGTACGTGCTCCCGATCGCTGCCTTGGCACCAGTCGCCAACGCTCCTAGCATCATCTCATCGGTTCCCCACACGACATCGTATCTGCCATCACTGATTTCCAGACACTGCTGATATTCGTGCAGCTTCGTATCGGTATACTTTAGCCCGAAAAGATTGGGAATAGCTTCACCGGCTGCCTGCATGAAGGAGACGATGTCCACCGACGAGCCGGTCAATACAGGAATGTGATAGTAGTAAAAAGGAAGACTCGAAGCAGCCGAAGCGATCGCCTTGATCGTTTCTAAGAGCGAGGCTTGATCGTTTGCTTTGAAGTAGGAGGGACAGGTCGCCGAAACGGCGTCGGCACCAATTTGCTGAGCATGGGCAGCCAAGAGCCTTGCTTCTGCAATACTGTTATGCCCTACCTGAACAAAGACCGGTATGCGTCCATCCGCTGCTTGCACGTAAGCTTCGGCCACCTCGCAGCGTTCCATAGTGGTAAGAGAAACGCCTTCGCCGGTGCTACCGCAGACATACAAACCGCGGTTGCCGGCCTCGATCAGGTGTTCAACCATCGGGCCAACTCTTTCCAATGCGAGCGACCCGTCGGCGCTGAATGGGGTATAAGTCGCGGCAACGAGACCGCTTAGTTTATGCGTACTCAAGGTTCGTTCCTAACGGTTAACGACTTCGTTATTGTTTTTCTGAAATACAGCTTCGTCGGTTGAGAACGGCGACGCTGGAAAACCATCGCGGTTGTATAGATTCACCGGCGTATCGGGATAGGCAATCCATGCATAGCGAGCGAACTTCGGCTGGGGTACCTTCGTGCTTGTGATTCGAACACGATTCCCTTCCACGGTTGCCGTAGCTGGAAAGTAATGCCGATCGGCTCCGGCGATTTCAAAGTGGCGAAGTGATTTCTGGTCGTAAGAAACAAGCCCATCGCCCACGTGCTGGAATGCCAACCAGATAGATTCATCATCGATCTTCATTGATTTCAGAAGTGGGCCGGTCGTTTCTGATACTGATGGGTCTCGATAGACATCGCCCAATGCAATTCTAGCGAGTCTTTGGCCAACAACTTTCTTGTCACGCGGGTGGACATCGTTCCGATCCCCAGTGTCGATCGTAATCGCCATCCCGACGTTGACCATCTCCTCGGCAATACGACGTTGCCCCTCACGAAACACGGGCCAGTCTGGACGCTCGATCGCTGGGAGCTGGACGAACAGAAAAGGGAGGTCATGGCGTCCCCATTGGTCACGCCAGTCTTGGATTAAGATCGGAAGAAGTGATCGATGTTGAACCGCCCGGTCATGAGTCTCGGCATTCGATTCTCCTTGATACCAGAGGACACCACGAATCGCAAAGGGAAGCATTGGCTGGACGGCGGCTTCCCAGAGGAAGCCCGGCTTGAAGGGATGATTCGGCCCCAACTCGTCACCAGGCAGGGCAATACCTGACTGCATTGCCGGCAAGAGGTTCTCCCAACCGCGGCGTCGACAAAAATCACTGAGCAAGGAGTTCTCCAGCCAGTTCCCATCGACGAGAGCGTGAAACCTGGGATCTTCCGCAAGACGATTGCGTCGAATCCAAGCACTGGCCGGCGAACCACCTGAGCCAACATTGATAAGCCCGATGGGAACATCCAGTTGCCGATGGATTTCCCGACCGAAGTACCAAGCTACTGCAGAGAAGTCTTTCGCTTCAATAGGCGAGGCTACCGCCCAGCGACCCTGCTTGTAGTCCTCTGGACAAAGGCGGGCAAGTTCTTTCTCGCCGTTGGTCCCTGGGACCCCGGGGGCTCCCCCTATTAAGTTGAGCAACCGAATCGTGGGTATATCTGCCGCAGCGATCTCTTCTACTCCATGGTTGGTGGCATGAAGCGGCCAAGCCATATTCGACTGCCCAGCACAAAACCAAACGTCACCAACAAGAATGTCCTCGAAACGGATCGTCTTGTCGTCCGTACTAATGACCAACTGAATCGGCTGAGCGTTCGCCTCGCGTGCTGAGAATTGAACCTTCCAGTTGCCGTCCCTATCAGCCATTGTTTCGAGAGATGCCCCATCGAGTGTCACCACAACCTTCGTTTCCGATTTCGCCCAGCCCCAAACAGGCAGAGGCTGCTCTCTTTGCAGAACCATGTGACTGCCGAAGACCTTCGGAAGCTGTAAAACCTTCTTGGTGTCATTCTTTTCTCGATGATCAGACTGGCGAAGGATGATGTCCTTCACTGGTATTCGCTGGAAGACAAGTTTCGACGTGCTCCCTTCGTAAAGGATGCCGACCGTATCTCGGTCGATCATGGTCATGCATGAGTAGCCTGCCCCGAGCCCTTCATCTAGTAGGAGACGTTTATCTTGTGGCCAGTTTTTGCCGTTATCGCTGGACGCTTTGATCGTGATATTCTCACGACCCCCTAGACTGTCAGGGTTCGAGAAGAGCAACCATCCACCCAGTTCTTCGCCCAGTTCCTGGTCGACATTGATAAGGCTCGCCATGCAGGCACCTGGTTCAATCAAAAGCTTCTTCGAGCTGGCATGCTCTTGCCATGTAGCTCCGAGGTCGTCCGATATCATCACGACGCGTGCCCGCGATTTGTTGTAACGACAATTCAGCATCAAGACGCCGGGGCGAACCTCGACAACCTGAGCCTCGGTCGTTTCTGGATGTGCCCCTGCTCCAACTTCCCAGGACTTCCCATGATCTTGGGAATAGACGATCGTCGAGTGTGGAACGCCGTCTTTATCTCGATATTGCGCCGCAAAGACGAGCGTACCATCCTCCATGCAGATGCCCTTACCGGGACCATTAAAGAGGAGGTTCCACTCAGAGTTCTTGATTTGCTCGGTAATACGGATCGGCTCGGACCAACTTAGGCCGTCATCGTCGGAGCGGACGAGGACAAACTGACCAGTTTTCTCTGGCGACATGCCTTGGTCTGAACCGTGCCATGCCCGATTGCCATGACTCCATAAGGCAGCCACCCAGATCGAGCCGGTTTGCTTGTCGACCATAACTGCCGGATCACCAATACCATCGTATCTCCATTTAGGATCGTCACCCATGTTCATGACGATCTTCATCGGCTCCCAGCTACGCCCGCCGTCTGTGCTACGTGACATGCCGACATCGATATCGCCTGGCAAGTCACCACCATTGCGATAGCGCACGTCATACACTGCGATCAGCGTGCCCGCCTTGGTAGTTGCCAGGCCGGGGATACGATAGGTGTTGACTCCATCGTCTCCTGCGCGACGTAGTGCGTGGCCGATTCGTACCGGAGAAGACTCCTCCATGGCAACCGGTCTATGTTGCTTTCCAGAAATCGTAACTTCCGGGCAGCTCACCCTGAGTGTCTGGGAGACATCGGCCGATTCCTTCAACTTCACCGACACAAGGAAGTGATTCTCTCCACGGTTAAGCGGAGCATGTCCCTGAAGCTTCATCTCACTGGAGGCCGCCGTTGAACTGCCAAAGAGCGTGAGATCCGCATGGTCCTTCAAATCGACAATATTGAACCATGCTGGTCGCGGGGATGCACTTGCGATGACCTCTACCTTGTCGATGGCGCTAAGATCAATGGAACCACTCAAAGCGACTTCCACCGCTTCGAGCATCAAGCCACCCTCGTTTCCCTGGACGTTTACCGTTACATCAAAGACCGGATTCCACTCGTTCCGCAGCAGCAATGGCACCGTTCGTTGTCTGGCGGTAATACTCTCAACGCGCTTCGGCATGCTCGGTTCGATGACAAGATCATCGATCATGACCCCTGAGCTAGAAGGCGTGGTACTACGAAAACGAATCTGCTTCGGCAATTTATCCGGAAGAGGGATCGAAACGTGATTCTTAAATCCTCCGACCGGTGCGTTGCCCGGGGCGTTGTAGGCAGTCTGCCAGTGACCATCCACCAACAAATCGACTTGAAAAGCAAATGGACTACGAGCAGTCCAGCGTTCAAACCAAAATTCAAGTCTGTCTGCTCGACCTGGGAATGAATTGGGAGTCCAGATGACTTCACGTTCTGTCCCACCAAGCAGCCGTAGTGACGCCTTCCCACTTCGACGATGCGCCGTATGAACTACGACTTGATTTGCTTCTGCGTTCCAAGTGCCAGAGTCATCGCTACCTTCGGCAAGTGGACCAGGAGTAAGCGACTCAAATCCTGCTTTTAGGGTCAAAGGATGGCCCGTCGTCGCTTCCTGGGCAATTGCGGTCGTGACTGACCAGCAAATCAACGCAAACAGAGCGAGTAGCACGATCGAGCATTTGCTTGAAGTGGATCGTTTCATTGGGCAAGGCACTACTTTAAGGAGGGATCGATGGCAAACATCGCTTAGCGTCGTCGCCGGGCAGTAAGATCGAAATCAAAGCGATTCGTTTGTGGATTCACTTCCGCTCTTAGCTGTGACTGGGCATTGTAACGGGAAGGGATCACAACTCCGGAATTGCTCCCTGGGTCGTCTGTCGGAACGGACTCTCCTTCGGTTTCATCTTCAGCTTCGCCAGTCCAGACAATTGTTACCCGATGCTGGCCAGCGACAGCCCCCTTCTTCTGATCCATATACTGCAGGACATACTCGCCACTTTGATTGGTGACACCGGACGACCGGCGTCCTTCCATGGGCTCGAAGTTGACTCGCAATCCGGCGATGGGTGTTCCATCGAGCGTGACCTTTCCGGTGACAGGAA includes:
- a CDS encoding sodium:solute symporter family transporter — translated: MFFRLLHLSLLLIVPCWACLGAVPCQADTVLDWHELPDLPNSLGVAGPFAGVDNEALIVAGGANFPLPVWESEKQWVDTIYLLERKTEGYQWQAVGKLPRSVAYGASVSTPKGLLCLGGCDAEKVFSDAYFLSWDGEFLKTTPCASLPEPIAYAQAVLLGNTVYLVGGQSAPELSSAGNKVWTLDLSQPGEPRDFQWKELASLPGPTRAFHQVAVQHDGFRDAIYVIGGRREEAGETQFLKDVWQLVPETNSWRRRGDAPRVIMAGEAIGIGQSHIFVLGGADESNWGKADLLKDDHPGFPREIFAYHTITDTWTQAGEMPENLVTTTAVRWGDSVVVPSGEIRPRVRSPHIWKVDVHEAEKSFGIMNYVVLFGYLLAMVGVGVYFTQKNKNTDDYFRGGKHIPWWAAGCSIFATMLSSLTFTGLPSKAFAQDWVYAVGNFTIPLVAILAVYVALPFYRRIDATSAYEYLERRFGSVTRRFASTSFVLFHLFRMAIVMSLTALALAVATPLTPAQSVLLMGLLSIAYCTLGGIEAVIWTDTIQTFVLLGGALLALFLLIQGVDGGMAGFWDIASSAEKLNIVNAHWDVTNAQAAFWVIVIGAIAQNISSYTADQAVVQRYVTTETQQLAARSIWMSAILTIPATLLFFGLGTALFAFYHSNPGKLDPHITTDQIFPLFIAREIPAGLAGLIVAGVFAAAQSTVSTSMNSSATTIVVDFLRPMAFCSSERGYLIAARACTLLVGLAGTLLGLLFVDPEIRSLFDAFVVVLGIFMGILGGLFLLGAFTRRSNQFGAMCGACVGAVVMFCLWKYSRMHGYFFPAAGLGVCFLTGYAASWMTGRPVQNLAGLTIYDVPLASAEEGEAES
- a CDS encoding dihydrodipicolinate synthase family protein; amino-acid sequence: MSTHKLSGLVAATYTPFSADGSLALERVGPMVEHLIEAGNRGLYVCGSTGEGVSLTTMERCEVAEAYVQAADGRIPVFVQVGHNSIAEARLLAAHAQQIGADAVSATCPSYFKANDQASLLETIKAIASAASSLPFYYYHIPVLTGSSVDIVSFMQAAGEAIPNLFGLKYTDTKLHEYQQCLEISDGRYDVVWGTDEMMLGALATGAKAAIGSTYNVIAPTYLEMIDAFQSHRMEDAQALQMEAIELIRVLGQYPFHSAMKELLRMLGHDFGTCRLPQRELTPRESEELQQKLQTVDCLANLVADSSRDRS
- a CDS encoding exo-alpha-sialidase, translated to MKRSTSSKCSIVLLALFALICWSVTTAIAQEATTGHPLTLKAGFESLTPGPLAEGSDDSGTWNAEANQVVVHTAHRRSGKASLRLLGGTEREVIWTPNSFPGRADRLEFWFERWTARSPFAFQVDLLVDGHWQTAYNAPGNAPVGGFKNHVSIPLPDKLPKQIRFRSTTPSSSGVMIDDLVIEPSMPKRVESITARQRTVPLLLRNEWNPVFDVTVNVQGNEGGLMLEAVEVALSGSIDLSAIDKVEVIASASPRPAWFNIVDLKDHADLTLFGSSTAASSEMKLQGHAPLNRGENHFLVSVKLKESADVSQTLRVSCPEVTISGKQHRPVAMEESSPVRIGHALRRAGDDGVNTYRIPGLATTKAGTLIAVYDVRYRNGGDLPGDIDVGMSRSTDGGRSWEPMKIVMNMGDDPKWRYDGIGDPAVMVDKQTGSIWVAALWSHGNRAWHGSDQGMSPEKTGQFVLVRSDDDGLSWSEPIRITEQIKNSEWNLLFNGPGKGICMEDGTLVFAAQYRDKDGVPHSTIVYSQDHGKSWEVGAGAHPETTEAQVVEVRPGVLMLNCRYNKSRARVVMISDDLGATWQEHASSKKLLIEPGACMASLINVDQELGEELGGWLLFSNPDSLGGRENITIKASSDNGKNWPQDKRLLLDEGLGAGYSCMTMIDRDTVGILYEGSTSKLVFQRIPVKDIILRQSDHREKNDTKKVLQLPKVFGSHMVLQREQPLPVWGWAKSETKVVVTLDGASLETMADRDGNWKVQFSAREANAQPIQLVISTDDKTIRFEDILVGDVWFCAGQSNMAWPLHATNHGVEEIAAADIPTIRLLNLIGGAPGVPGTNGEKELARLCPEDYKQGRWAVASPIEAKDFSAVAWYFGREIHRQLDVPIGLINVGSGGSPASAWIRRNRLAEDPRFHALVDGNWLENSLLSDFCRRRGWENLLPAMQSGIALPGDELGPNHPFKPGFLWEAAVQPMLPFAIRGVLWYQGESNAETHDRAVQHRSLLPILIQDWRDQWGRHDLPFLFVQLPAIERPDWPVFREGQRRIAEEMVNVGMAITIDTGDRNDVHPRDKKVVGQRLARIALGDVYRDPSVSETTGPLLKSMKIDDESIWLAFQHVGDGLVSYDQKSLRHFEIAGADRHYFPATATVEGNRVRITSTKVPQPKFARYAWIAYPDTPVNLYNRDGFPASPFSTDEAVFQKNNNEVVNR